A single window of Alkalispirillum mobile DNA harbors:
- the metF gene encoding methylenetetrahydrofolate reductase [NAD(P)H]: MESQKQHTPVYSCEFFPPRTERGVEKLRTTRERLAQLNPAYFSVTFGAGGSTRDRTFETVTEIHRSGLEAAPHISCIGSTRESIAELLHNYREQGIRRIVALRGDMPSGTRDVGEFRYANELVAFIREETGDHFKIEVACYPEFHPQARDAEADLDNFARKVEAGADAAITQYFYNADAYFHFVEQAEQRGVTVPIVPGIMPIINFKQLARFSDACGAEIPRWLRKRLEACGDDKVAIQALGHQVVADLCRRLLDGGAPGVHFYSMNQAGPVERLWADLDLPR; this comes from the coding sequence GCGAGTTTTTCCCGCCCCGCACCGAGCGGGGCGTGGAGAAGCTGCGGACCACCCGCGAGCGGTTGGCGCAGCTGAACCCGGCCTACTTTTCGGTGACCTTCGGCGCCGGTGGCTCCACCCGCGACCGCACCTTCGAAACGGTGACCGAGATCCACCGCAGCGGCCTGGAGGCCGCGCCACACATCTCCTGCATCGGCTCCACCCGCGAGAGTATCGCCGAGCTGTTGCACAACTACCGCGAGCAGGGCATCCGGCGCATCGTGGCGCTGCGGGGCGACATGCCCTCCGGCACCCGCGATGTGGGTGAGTTCCGCTACGCCAACGAGCTGGTGGCCTTCATTCGCGAGGAGACCGGCGACCACTTCAAGATCGAGGTGGCGTGCTACCCGGAGTTCCACCCCCAGGCCCGCGACGCCGAGGCCGACCTGGACAACTTCGCCCGCAAGGTGGAAGCCGGGGCGGATGCCGCCATCACCCAGTACTTCTACAACGCCGACGCCTACTTCCACTTCGTGGAGCAGGCCGAACAGCGCGGCGTCACGGTGCCGATCGTCCCGGGCATCATGCCCATCATCAACTTCAAGCAGCTGGCCCGCTTCTCCGACGCCTGCGGGGCGGAGATCCCGCGCTGGCTGCGCAAGCGGCTGGAGGCCTGCGGCGACGACAAGGTCGCCATCCAGGCGCTGGGCCACCAGGTGGTGGCCGACCTCTGCCGCCGCCTGCTGGACGGCGGCGCGCCCGGCGTGCACTTCTACAGCATGAACCAGGCCGGACCGGTGGAACGGCTCTGGGCCGACCTGGACCTGCCCCGGTGA
- a CDS encoding extracellular solute-binding protein, whose translation MPKRLLRPFLSNLALASALVLPAAALAGGHAIALHGEPKYGPDFEHFEYVDPGAPKGGSVRLSALGTFDSLHPWILRGVPAQGLSQVFDTLTTNSADEPFTEYGLIAETIEVDPEGYWVRFTLRPEARFHDGEPVTVDDVIWTFETLREKGHPSLRSYYRDVTGAEQTGEHEVTFHFEGNENAELPLIVGQMPVLPEHWWADREFDRTTLDKPLGSGPYRVAEVRQGRHIVYERVEDYWAEDLPVKRGRHNFDRIRYDYYRDADVALEAFRAGEYDFRQENIARNWANAYDFSAVRDGRVQREEIDHEIPTGMQGFFINTRKDRFSDPRVREALSLAFDFEWTNRNLFHDGYTRSRSYFSNSELAAEGAPSDAELEMLEPYRDDLPEALFEAAFEPPSTEGERGLRRNLRQASQLLAEAGWEVDDGRLVHTESGERMRFEVLLDDSSFERVVLPWRRNLERLGMDVSVRTVDTSQYQSRMDDFDFDVTVQLIGQSNSPGNEQRNYWSCAAAETPGSRNYAGICDETVDALIERIIHAPDRDTLVAATRALDRVLLHGHYVVPHWHLPAFRLAYWDKFGRPETSPTYSLGFDTWWYDEERAADL comes from the coding sequence GTGCCCAAGCGATTGCTCAGACCCTTTTTGTCCAACCTGGCCCTGGCCTCCGCCCTGGTGCTTCCCGCCGCCGCCCTGGCCGGTGGTCACGCCATCGCCCTGCACGGCGAGCCGAAATACGGACCCGACTTCGAGCACTTCGAGTACGTCGACCCGGGCGCCCCCAAGGGCGGTTCGGTGCGCCTGTCCGCGCTGGGCACCTTCGACAGCCTCCACCCGTGGATCCTGCGCGGGGTGCCGGCCCAGGGCCTGTCGCAGGTCTTCGACACCCTGACCACCAACAGCGCCGATGAGCCCTTCACCGAGTACGGCCTGATCGCCGAGACCATCGAGGTGGACCCGGAGGGCTACTGGGTGCGCTTTACCCTGCGCCCCGAGGCGCGTTTCCACGACGGCGAGCCGGTTACCGTCGACGATGTGATCTGGACCTTCGAGACCCTCCGCGAGAAGGGCCACCCCTCCCTGCGCAGCTACTACCGGGACGTGACCGGCGCGGAGCAGACCGGCGAGCACGAGGTGACCTTCCACTTCGAGGGCAACGAGAACGCCGAGCTGCCCCTGATCGTTGGCCAGATGCCGGTGCTGCCGGAGCACTGGTGGGCGGACCGCGAGTTCGATCGCACCACCTTGGACAAGCCGCTGGGCAGCGGCCCCTACCGGGTGGCCGAGGTGCGCCAGGGGCGGCACATCGTCTACGAGCGGGTGGAGGACTACTGGGCGGAGGACCTGCCGGTAAAGCGCGGGCGCCATAACTTCGACCGCATCCGCTACGACTACTACCGCGACGCCGACGTGGCTCTGGAGGCCTTCCGCGCCGGTGAGTACGACTTCCGCCAGGAGAACATTGCACGCAACTGGGCCAACGCCTACGACTTCTCCGCCGTGCGCGATGGTCGCGTCCAGCGGGAGGAGATCGACCACGAGATCCCCACGGGCATGCAGGGCTTTTTCATCAACACCCGCAAGGACCGCTTCAGCGACCCGCGGGTCCGCGAGGCCCTCTCCCTGGCCTTCGACTTCGAGTGGACCAACCGCAACCTCTTCCACGACGGCTACACCCGCAGCCGCTCCTACTTCTCCAACTCCGAGCTGGCGGCGGAGGGCGCGCCGTCGGACGCCGAGTTGGAGATGCTCGAGCCCTACCGCGATGACTTGCCCGAGGCGCTGTTCGAAGCCGCCTTCGAGCCGCCGAGCACCGAGGGCGAGCGCGGCCTGCGCCGTAACCTGCGCCAGGCCAGCCAGCTGCTGGCCGAGGCCGGTTGGGAGGTGGACGACGGCCGCCTGGTGCACACCGAGAGCGGCGAGCGCATGCGGTTCGAGGTGCTGCTCGACGATTCCAGCTTCGAACGGGTGGTGCTGCCCTGGCGGCGCAACCTGGAGCGGCTGGGCATGGATGTGAGCGTGCGCACCGTGGACACCTCCCAGTACCAGAGCCGGATGGATGACTTCGACTTCGACGTCACCGTGCAGCTGATCGGCCAGTCCAACTCCCCGGGCAACGAGCAGCGCAACTACTGGAGCTGTGCCGCCGCCGAGACCCCGGGCAGCCGCAACTACGCCGGTATCTGCGACGAGACGGTGGACGCGCTGATCGAGCGCATCATCCACGCGCCCGACCGTGACACCCTGGTGGCCGCCACCCGCGCCCTGGACCGGGTGCTGCTGCACGGGCACTACGTGGTGCCCCACTGGCACCTGCCGGCCTTCCGCCTGGCCTACTGGGACAAGTTCGGCCGGCCCGAGACCAGCCCCACCTACAGCCTGGGTTTCGATACCTGGTGGTACGACGAAGAGCGGGCCGCTGATCTCTGA
- a CDS encoding enoyl-ACP reductase FabI, with amino-acid sequence MGFLNGKRALIVGVASNRSIAWGIAQAMREQGAELAFTYQTEKLKGRVEDLAAKVDSDIVLPLDVAEDEQIDDVFKQLGERWDGLDIVVHAVGFAPREALEGSFVENTTRDAYRIAHDISAYSFVALARAARPLMEGRNGSLLTLSYLGAERSMPNYNVMGSAKASLEASTRFMAADLGPEGTRVNAISAGPIRTLAASGIGNFRKMLQFNADAAPLRRNVTTEEVGNAAAFLCSDLASGITGEVLHVDSGFNTVALSSSLME; translated from the coding sequence ATGGGATTTCTCAACGGCAAGCGCGCGCTCATCGTGGGCGTGGCCAGCAACCGCTCCATCGCCTGGGGCATCGCCCAGGCCATGCGTGAACAGGGCGCGGAGCTCGCCTTCACCTACCAGACCGAGAAGTTGAAGGGCCGGGTCGAGGACCTGGCGGCCAAGGTGGACAGCGACATCGTGCTGCCGCTGGACGTGGCCGAGGACGAGCAGATCGACGATGTCTTCAAGCAACTCGGCGAGCGCTGGGACGGGCTGGACATCGTGGTGCACGCGGTGGGCTTCGCCCCGCGCGAGGCGCTGGAGGGCTCGTTCGTGGAGAATACCACCCGGGATGCCTACCGCATCGCCCACGACATCAGCGCCTACAGCTTCGTGGCCCTCGCCCGGGCCGCCCGGCCGCTGATGGAGGGTCGAAACGGCTCGTTGCTCACCCTCTCCTACCTGGGTGCCGAGCGCTCCATGCCCAACTACAACGTCATGGGCTCGGCCAAGGCCAGCCTGGAGGCGAGCACCCGCTTCATGGCCGCCGATCTGGGCCCGGAGGGCACCCGGGTGAACGCCATCTCCGCCGGCCCCATCCGCACCCTGGCCGCCTCCGGCATCGGCAACTTCAGGAAAATGCTGCAATTCAACGCGGATGCAGCCCCGCTGCGCCGCAACGTGACCACCGAGGAGGTGGGCAACGCCGCCGCATTCCTGTGTTCCGACCTGGCATCGGGCATCACCGGCGAGGTGCTGCACGTGGACTCCGGCTTCAACACCGTGGCCCTGTCCAGCTCGCTGATGGAATAA
- a CDS encoding LutC/YkgG family protein, which yields MSSSRERILGDIRRGLGRPALSESRQAVLDQRIHGGEQEPLRPVLANKPLPDQFAEGLEKVAGECVRIARRSDAPAALKRWLEAQDVAAEARLAPAVADIDWASDGLRVSEGASAGDDLVGVSQALLAVAETGTVVLRSGAETPTTLNFLPDYHVVLVDAEHLVGHLEDAWVQLRTRLGAQWPRVVNLITGPSRTADVEQTMQLGAHGPRRLLVLLVGA from the coding sequence ATGAGTAGCAGCCGCGAACGCATCCTGGGGGACATCCGCCGCGGGCTCGGGCGCCCGGCGCTCTCCGAGAGCCGCCAGGCGGTACTGGACCAGCGTATCCACGGCGGGGAGCAGGAGCCGTTGCGCCCCGTGCTGGCCAACAAGCCGCTACCCGACCAGTTCGCCGAGGGCTTGGAGAAGGTCGCGGGCGAGTGCGTCCGTATCGCTCGCCGCAGCGACGCGCCGGCCGCGCTGAAGCGTTGGCTCGAAGCGCAGGACGTGGCCGCCGAGGCGCGCCTGGCCCCTGCCGTAGCCGATATCGACTGGGCCTCGGACGGCTTGCGCGTGAGCGAGGGCGCCAGCGCCGGGGATGACCTGGTGGGCGTCAGCCAGGCGCTGCTGGCGGTGGCCGAGACCGGCACGGTGGTGCTGCGCTCCGGGGCCGAGACGCCCACCACTCTCAACTTCCTGCCCGACTACCACGTGGTGCTGGTGGATGCCGAACACCTGGTTGGGCACCTGGAGGATGCCTGGGTGCAGTTGCGTACCCGTTTGGGGGCGCAGTGGCCGCGGGTGGTCAATCTGATTACCGGTCCGTCGCGTACGGCGGACGTGGAGCAGACCATGCAGCTGGGGGCCCACGGGCCGCGCCGGCTGCTTGTGTTGTTGGTCGGCGCCTAG
- a CDS encoding DUF3568 domain-containing protein yields the protein MKRLLALPLMWVLLFAGTPVLLSGCAALVAGGGAAGAVAYVRGELRSEVECSYQQCREATDRAVDQLELTKIDRRTDGMTTRYELEDADDKSVNIRVAKKTDNITDVRIRVGTFGDETKSRHILRAIEDNIR from the coding sequence ATGAAAAGGCTTCTTGCCTTACCCCTGATGTGGGTGCTGCTCTTCGCCGGCACGCCGGTGCTGCTGTCCGGCTGTGCGGCCCTGGTGGCCGGTGGTGGGGCTGCGGGTGCCGTGGCGTATGTGCGCGGTGAGTTACGCTCGGAGGTGGAGTGCAGTTACCAGCAGTGCCGCGAGGCGACCGATCGGGCCGTGGATCAGCTGGAGCTGACCAAGATCGACCGGCGGACCGACGGCATGACCACGCGCTACGAGCTGGAGGACGCCGACGACAAGTCGGTGAATATCCGCGTGGCGAAGAAGACGGATAACATCACTGATGTGCGGATCCGGGTGGGCACCTTCGGCGACGAGACCAAGTCCCGGCACATCCTGCGCGCCATCGAGGACAATATCCGCTAG
- a CDS encoding ABC transporter ATP-binding protein, with translation MSALLEVTDLQVSFRAEGREVPAVRGVSWRVDAGETLALVGESGSGKSVSALSVLGLLPYPRAWHPGGSIRFEGEEILGAPDGVLRHLRGGPIGVIFQEPLTSLNPLHRVDRQIGETLRIHQGLTGARARQRILELLDLVQLPDPTRRLRSFPHELSGGQRQRVMIAMALANNPKLLIADEPTTALDVTVQAEILQLIRDLQRRLNMAVLLISHDLNVVRHMADRIAVMRHGELLEAAPTEALFTRPGHPYTRELIDAEPSGRPSPVPAADGSVLQAEAVKVHFPIRGGFLRRVRGYVRAVDGVDLDLAPGQTIGVVGESGSGKTTLAQAVLRLLAAQGRVVFDGREITELKPRALRPLRKGMQMVFQDPYGSLSPRLSVEQIVAEGLEIHAPDMDETARHAEIARALEEVGLPVEVMSRYPHELSGGQRQRVALARALVLKPKLIVLDEPTSALDRSVQARMVALLRDLQTRHQLAYLFISHDLKVVRALSHHIIVMKDGQVVEQGSADRVFEQPAQPYTQRLLAAALSPDRGRDAF, from the coding sequence ATGAGCGCGCTGCTGGAGGTGACGGATCTGCAGGTGAGCTTCCGCGCCGAGGGGCGGGAGGTGCCCGCCGTGCGCGGGGTAAGCTGGCGGGTGGACGCGGGCGAGACGCTGGCGCTGGTGGGGGAGAGCGGCTCCGGCAAGTCGGTCTCCGCCCTGTCGGTGCTGGGCCTGTTGCCTTATCCGCGGGCCTGGCATCCGGGCGGCAGCATCCGCTTCGAGGGCGAAGAGATCCTCGGCGCGCCGGACGGGGTGCTGCGCCACCTCCGGGGCGGGCCCATCGGCGTGATCTTCCAGGAGCCGTTGACCTCCCTCAATCCGCTGCACCGGGTCGACCGGCAGATCGGCGAGACCCTGCGCATCCACCAGGGGCTCACCGGTGCCCGGGCACGCCAGCGGATCCTGGAACTGCTGGACCTGGTCCAGCTGCCCGACCCGACGCGGCGCTTGCGGAGCTTCCCCCACGAGCTGTCGGGCGGGCAGCGCCAGCGGGTGATGATCGCCATGGCCCTGGCCAACAACCCCAAACTGCTGATCGCCGACGAGCCCACCACGGCGCTGGATGTGACCGTGCAGGCGGAGATCCTGCAGCTGATCCGCGACCTGCAGCGGCGGTTGAACATGGCGGTGCTGCTGATCAGCCACGACCTGAACGTGGTGCGCCACATGGCCGATCGCATCGCGGTAATGCGCCACGGCGAGCTGCTGGAGGCCGCGCCCACCGAGGCCCTGTTCACCCGCCCGGGCCACCCCTATACCCGGGAGCTGATCGACGCGGAGCCCTCGGGGCGGCCGTCGCCGGTGCCCGCGGCGGACGGGTCGGTGCTGCAGGCGGAGGCGGTGAAGGTGCACTTCCCCATTCGGGGCGGCTTCCTGCGCCGGGTGCGGGGTTACGTGAGGGCCGTGGACGGAGTGGACCTGGATCTGGCGCCGGGGCAGACCATCGGCGTGGTGGGGGAAAGCGGCTCCGGCAAGACCACGCTGGCCCAGGCCGTGCTCCGGCTGCTGGCGGCGCAGGGGCGGGTGGTGTTCGACGGGCGGGAGATCACCGAGTTGAAGCCCAGGGCGCTCCGGCCGCTGCGCAAAGGGATGCAGATGGTCTTCCAGGACCCTTACGGCAGCCTCAGTCCTCGGCTGTCGGTGGAACAGATCGTGGCCGAGGGGCTGGAGATCCACGCCCCGGACATGGATGAGACGGCACGCCACGCTGAGATCGCCCGCGCCCTGGAGGAGGTGGGGCTGCCCGTCGAGGTGATGAGCCGTTACCCCCACGAGCTTTCCGGCGGCCAACGCCAGCGGGTGGCCCTGGCCCGGGCGCTGGTGCTGAAGCCGAAGCTGATCGTGCTGGACGAACCCACCTCTGCGCTGGACCGCTCGGTGCAGGCGCGCATGGTGGCGCTGCTGCGCGATCTGCAGACCCGCCACCAGCTGGCCTACCTGTTCATCAGCCACGACCTGAAGGTGGTGCGGGCGCTCTCGCACCACATCATCGTGATGAAGGACGGCCAGGTGGTGGAGCAGGGGAGTGCGGACCGGGTGTTCGAGCAGCCGGCGCAGCCTTACACCCAACGCCTGCTGGCCGCCGCCCTGAGTCCGGATCGGGGCCGGGACGCGTTTTAG
- a CDS encoding ABC transporter permease, which yields MAGWRPSFQLSPLNRRRWQQFKANRRGWWSLWIFLALFGLSLGAEFIANDRPLVVQYDGGYYFPVFRDYPETAFGGDFATTADYRDEFVAELIEEKGWMLWPAIRYSHDTINYDLEHAAPAPPSGENWLGTDDQARDVTARLIYGFRISVLFGLALTVASSIIGVLAGAVQGYFGGWLDLLAQRFIEIWNGLPVLYLLIIMASLVQPNFWWLLFIMLLFSWTTLVAVVRAEFLKVRNFEYVKAAKALGVPDRTIILRHALPNAMVATLTFVPFILSGAITTLTALDFLGFGLPPGSPSLGELLAQAKANLHAPWLGITVFLVLSVMLTLLIFIGEAVRDAFDPRKTLGQVNAAGVGR from the coding sequence ATGGCGGGCTGGCGGCCGAGTTTCCAACTCAGTCCGCTCAACCGGCGGCGTTGGCAGCAGTTCAAGGCCAACCGGCGGGGCTGGTGGTCGCTGTGGATCTTCCTGGCCCTGTTCGGGCTGTCGCTGGGGGCGGAGTTCATCGCCAACGACCGGCCGCTGGTGGTGCAGTACGACGGCGGCTACTATTTCCCGGTCTTCCGCGACTATCCGGAGACGGCCTTCGGCGGGGATTTCGCCACCACGGCGGACTACCGGGATGAGTTCGTCGCCGAGCTGATCGAGGAGAAGGGCTGGATGCTCTGGCCCGCGATCCGCTACAGCCACGACACCATCAACTACGATCTGGAGCACGCTGCGCCCGCGCCCCCCTCGGGGGAGAACTGGCTGGGGACGGACGACCAGGCGCGGGATGTGACCGCCCGGCTGATCTACGGCTTTCGCATCTCGGTGCTCTTCGGGCTGGCGCTGACCGTGGCCAGCTCCATCATCGGGGTGCTGGCCGGGGCGGTGCAGGGCTATTTCGGTGGCTGGCTGGACCTGCTGGCCCAGCGGTTCATCGAGATCTGGAACGGCCTGCCGGTGCTCTACCTGCTGATCATCATGGCCAGTCTGGTGCAGCCCAACTTCTGGTGGTTGCTGTTTATTATGCTGCTCTTCTCCTGGACCACGCTGGTGGCGGTGGTGCGGGCGGAATTCCTCAAGGTGCGTAACTTCGAGTACGTGAAGGCGGCCAAGGCCCTGGGGGTGCCCGACCGGACCATCATCCTGCGCCATGCGCTGCCCAACGCCATGGTGGCTACGCTGACCTTCGTGCCCTTCATCCTCTCCGGGGCCATCACCACCCTGACGGCGCTGGATTTCCTGGGCTTCGGCCTGCCGCCGGGCTCGCCTTCGCTGGGTGAGTTGCTGGCCCAGGCCAAGGCCAACCTGCACGCCCCCTGGCTGGGCATTACCGTGTTCCTGGTGCTGTCCGTGATGCTGACGCTGCTGATCTTCATCGGCGAGGCGGTGCGCGACGCCTTCGACCCGCGCAAGACCCTCGGGCAGGTGAACGCGGCGGGGGTGGGCCGATGA
- a CDS encoding microcin C ABC transporter permease YejB has protein sequence MWGYVARRLLLMIPTLLGIMLINFAIVQFAPGGPVERIAAQVQGSGGDATGRFTGVNAREAGDAARMADEVSRGARGLHPEFVAELEAQFGFDRPAHERFLQMAWNYMQFDFGESFYADRSVIELIRERLPVSISLGLWTTLLVYLISIPLGIRKAVRDGSRFDLSTSAVIFVGYAIPNFLFAILLIVLFAGGSWLDLFPLRGLVSDDWHDLSWPMRILDYLHHITLPVLAMVISGFAGLTMLTKNSFLEEVNKQYVMTARAKGCDERGVLYGHVFRNAMLIVIAGFPAAFIGILFTGALLIEVIFSLDGLGLLGFEAVVNRDYPVVFGTLFIFTLLGLVLNLIGDLMYVAIDPRIDFERRAG, from the coding sequence ATGTGGGGCTACGTTGCCCGGCGACTGTTGCTCATGATCCCGACGCTGCTCGGGATCATGCTCATCAACTTCGCCATCGTGCAGTTCGCCCCCGGCGGCCCGGTGGAGCGCATCGCTGCCCAGGTGCAGGGCAGCGGTGGGGACGCCACCGGCCGGTTCACCGGGGTCAACGCCCGCGAGGCGGGGGATGCCGCGCGCATGGCGGACGAGGTCTCCCGCGGGGCCCGGGGGCTGCACCCCGAGTTCGTCGCCGAGCTGGAGGCGCAGTTCGGCTTCGACCGCCCCGCCCACGAGCGCTTCCTGCAGATGGCCTGGAACTACATGCAGTTCGACTTCGGCGAGTCCTTCTACGCCGACCGCAGCGTCATCGAGCTGATCCGCGAGCGGCTGCCGGTGTCCATCTCCCTGGGGCTGTGGACCACGCTGCTGGTCTACCTCATCTCCATCCCCCTGGGCATCCGCAAGGCCGTGCGCGACGGCAGCCGGTTTGATCTGTCCACCTCGGCGGTGATCTTCGTCGGCTACGCCATCCCCAACTTCCTGTTCGCGATCCTGCTCATCGTGCTCTTTGCCGGCGGCTCCTGGCTCGATCTCTTCCCCTTGCGGGGGCTGGTCTCCGACGACTGGCACGACCTGAGCTGGCCCATGCGCATCCTCGACTACCTGCACCACATCACCCTGCCGGTGCTGGCCATGGTGATCAGCGGCTTTGCCGGGCTGACCATGCTCACCAAGAACAGCTTCCTGGAGGAGGTGAACAAGCAGTACGTGATGACCGCCCGGGCGAAGGGCTGCGACGAGCGGGGCGTGCTCTACGGCCACGTCTTCCGCAATGCCATGCTGATCGTGATTGCCGGCTTCCCCGCCGCCTTCATTGGCATCCTGTTCACCGGGGCGCTGCTCATTGAGGTGATCTTCTCTCTGGACGGGCTGGGCCTGCTCGGCTTCGAGGCGGTGGTCAACCGGGACTACCCGGTAGTATTCGGCACGCTGTTCATCTTCACCCTGCTGGGGCTGGTGCTGAACCTCATCGGGGATCTGATGTACGTGGCCATCGACCCGCGGATCGACTTCGAGCGGAGGGCGGGCTGA
- a CDS encoding L-lactate permease codes for MNLGVLSFFALLPLATVALFLVILRWPAKHAMPLAYVVAVAVALFFWGTEFNVVAAASINGVVVALNILFIVFGAILLLYTLKESGAIATIQKGFADISPDRRVQAIIIAWLFGCLIEGASGFGTPAAIAAPLLVALGFPAMAAVMSALIIQSTPVSFGAVGTPILVGVSAGIEDQSVTQRVIESLGTTHAELVNQIGMQVALIHSLAGFLVPLIMVGMLTRFFGKNRSFVDGLRAWPFALFAGVAFVVPYYAVAALLGPAFPSLIGGLIGLAIVVPAAKKGFLIPKDTFHFEERSKWEPEWISRLQDEATPERAAGSELTQLQAWAPYVVVAVLLVLTRTVDPVVAALQSVTLSWPDIFGSGITASSQPLYLPGFVLLVTSVITYFLHQMWNHGNYLNAWKTAGRTILAAGVALIFAVPMVQVFINSAPGGLDSVEDIRMALQDGVALGGAAQIASMPEMLAQGVAAMAGEAWPLFSPLIGGLGAFLAGSNTVSNLMFSFFQISTAEQIGLGASGATWVVALQAVGGAGGNMVTVHNVVAASATVGLIGREGDIIRKTLLPMIYYVLAAGLIGMAIIAGGMNIWYLLWIGWAVLWFGFMAMNKGRTPATA; via the coding sequence ATGAATTTGGGTGTGCTTTCATTCTTTGCCCTGTTGCCGCTGGCAACCGTGGCGTTGTTTCTGGTGATACTTCGATGGCCGGCGAAACACGCCATGCCATTGGCTTACGTGGTCGCCGTCGCGGTGGCACTTTTCTTCTGGGGTACCGAGTTCAACGTGGTGGCTGCCGCCTCGATTAACGGGGTGGTCGTTGCGCTTAATATATTGTTCATTGTTTTCGGGGCGATCCTGCTGCTCTACACGCTGAAGGAGAGCGGGGCGATCGCCACCATCCAGAAAGGTTTTGCCGATATCTCGCCCGACCGCCGGGTGCAGGCGATCATCATCGCCTGGCTGTTCGGCTGCCTGATCGAGGGGGCCTCCGGTTTCGGCACCCCGGCCGCCATTGCGGCACCGTTGCTGGTGGCGCTGGGCTTCCCGGCCATGGCCGCGGTCATGTCGGCACTGATCATCCAGTCCACGCCGGTCTCCTTCGGGGCGGTGGGCACGCCGATCCTGGTGGGCGTCAGTGCCGGTATCGAGGACCAGAGCGTGACCCAGCGGGTCATCGAGTCCCTGGGCACCACCCACGCGGAGCTGGTCAATCAGATCGGCATGCAGGTGGCGCTCATCCACTCGCTGGCGGGCTTCCTGGTGCCGCTGATCATGGTGGGCATGCTCACCCGCTTCTTCGGCAAGAACCGCTCCTTCGTCGATGGGTTGCGGGCCTGGCCCTTCGCGCTGTTCGCAGGTGTGGCCTTCGTGGTGCCTTACTACGCGGTGGCGGCCCTGCTCGGTCCGGCCTTCCCGTCCCTGATCGGCGGCCTGATCGGTCTGGCCATCGTGGTGCCGGCGGCCAAGAAGGGCTTCCTGATCCCGAAGGATACCTTCCACTTCGAGGAGCGCAGCAAGTGGGAGCCGGAGTGGATCAGCCGCCTGCAGGACGAGGCCACCCCGGAGCGTGCCGCGGGCAGCGAGCTGACTCAGCTCCAGGCCTGGGCCCCCTATGTGGTGGTTGCCGTGCTGCTGGTGCTCACCCGGACCGTGGACCCGGTGGTCGCCGCACTGCAGTCGGTGACGCTGTCTTGGCCGGATATCTTTGGTTCCGGCATTACCGCGAGCTCGCAGCCGCTCTACCTGCCCGGCTTCGTGCTGCTGGTGACCTCGGTGATCACCTACTTCCTCCACCAGATGTGGAACCACGGTAACTACCTCAACGCCTGGAAGACCGCCGGCCGGACCATTCTGGCGGCGGGCGTGGCGTTGATATTCGCCGTGCCCATGGTGCAGGTGTTCATCAACTCCGCCCCGGGTGGTCTGGACAGCGTCGAGGACATTCGCATGGCGCTGCAGGACGGCGTGGCGCTGGGCGGTGCGGCCCAGATCGCGAGCATGCCCGAGATGCTGGCCCAGGGTGTGGCCGCCATGGCCGGCGAGGCCTGGCCGCTGTTTTCGCCGCTGATCGGTGGTCTGGGGGCCTTCCTGGCCGGGAGTAACACGGTGAGTAACCTGATGTTCTCCTTCTTCCAGATCTCCACCGCCGAGCAGATCGGTCTGGGCGCCTCCGGGGCGACCTGGGTGGTAGCCCTGCAGGCCGTGGGTGGTGCCGGCGGCAACATGGTCACGGTGCACAACGTGGTGGCTGCTTCTGCCACGGTGGGCCTGATCGGCCGCGAGGGTGACATCATCCGCAAGACGTTGCTGCCGATGATCTACTATGTATTGGCAGCGGGTCTGATCGGCATGGCGATCATCGCAGGTGGCATGAATATCTGGTACCTGCTCTGGATCGGCTGGGCCGTCCTCTGGTTCGGCTTCATGGCCATGAACAAGGGGAGAACACCCGCAACCGCGTAA